In Candidatus Binatia bacterium, the genomic window AGCCCCCGCCCCCGATGCCCCCTTACGACGAGGCTCTCTTCGCTCTCCACCTGGACACGGGCGAGGCCGCCTGGGTTTGGCGTCCCCGCGAGGTCGACAACGACGATCTCGCCTTCGGCGCCGTCCCAAACCTCTTCGAGATCGAAGCCGGTGGCGCGGCGCGAGAGGTCGTCGGGATCGGCGGCAAGGACGGCGTGTACTACACGCTCGACCGCGACGGGGTGAACGAGATCACCGACCGCATCGAGCCCTACTGGCAGACCAAGGTCGTCCCGGGCGGCGATATCGGCGGAATCATCGCGAGCGCGGCCGTCGGGGGTGGACATGTGCACTTCAGCACGGCCATCGGCACCGATCTGTCGCAGATGCAGACCCCCGCCGCGTGGAGTCTCGACGCGACGACCGGCGGCGTGCGCTGGGCGAACGAGGACGCCCTGCCGAGCTTCGCGCCGACCAGTGCGATTCCCGGCGTGGTGTTCATGGGCTCGATCGGCGGCACCATCTTTGTCTACGACGCCGAGACCGGCGAGATCCTGAATCGCCTGAGTGTCGGCGGGCCGGCCTCTTCTCCGTCCACCGTCGTCGATGGGCGCGTCTTTGTGGGCGCGGGAACCGGAGCGCGCGGCGGCTCGCCCGCCGCGATCGCCTTCCAGACGTCCCTGCTACCGAGTCCGATCTCGGCGTTCTGCGTCGCCGGGACCGAGGGCTGCCCGGAGAACGGCACCTGCGACGACGGCAACGAGTGCACCGCCGACGTCCGCACGAGTGACGGCCTCTGCGTGAACGACCGGATCGACAACGGCACGGCGTGTACCGTGGGTGCCTTCGAAGGCAGCTGCATCGACGGCGTCTGCCTCCTGAATCAGGCGCTCTGCGACGATCAGAACCAGTGCACGGACGACCAGACGACCCGAGGCGGATGCCGGTTCGAACCGGTCCCCGACGATACGCCCTGCGTCGTCCGCGACGATGCAGGAACGTGCTCCCGCGGTGTGTGCGTTTCCCTCTAAGCGGGTAGAACCATCCAATGGACGAGGATCTCGACGATGGCCTCGTCGCCGTACTGCACGGCGTGCCCGAGAGCCGCCTCCTAGAGGTCCTGGCCCTTCTGGGCTCCGAGGGGATCGAGGCCGACTACCGTGCCCGCGACGGCGCGATCCTGGTTGCGCCGCTGGACGAGAACGCGGCCCGCCGCACGCTCGTCGACGTCGACCTCTCGCCGCCTGAACCCGAGCCCGACAAGGACAGGGAACCGACCGTGGTCTGGTCCCGGCGCGGGACGAACGCTCTGTTCGCGGTCGTCCTCGTCTGCGCGGCGGTGTTCTGGAGCACTCACCTCTCGGGCGAGGCGGTGACCCGCGCCCGGATGCTCGCCCACGGCGCGATCTCCTGGAGCCTGGTCGAGAGCGGCGAGCTCTGGCGGCTCCTCGCAGCCGTGTTCATCCACTTCGACGGCGCCCACATCCTCACGAACATGCTGACGCTAGCCCTGATCGGGCCGCCCCTCTCCCACCATCTCGGTGCGGGCCGCTTCCTCATCGTCTTTGTGGTGTCCGGGGTCGCGGGCAACGTGCTGAGCCACTTCATGGTACCGACCGTCGGCCTCAAGGCGGGCGCCTCCGGCGCGGTCGCCGGGGTCCTCGGGGCCCTCGCGGGGCAGACGCTTCGACCCGAATTCCGGGGCCCGTTCCGCCGCTGGCAGGTCTTGGGGGCCCTGGGCGCCGTCTACGCGCTCCTGGTCGGCGCGGGGCCAGGGAAAGACAACGCGGCCCACGCGGGTGGACTCCTCGCAGGGCTCCTCCTGGGGCGACTCCTGACGCCTCTGGAAGCACGCT contains:
- a CDS encoding PQQ-binding-like beta-propeller repeat protein, with product MPLLQIASAAFGLALAIVVSGCSDTTLGTDAQDEATLQPTSTAEWRTYGGSLARTFFQPGDTGITAENASRLVPLWTFTTGAVVTASPIVANVELPGEGSVQTVFTPSWDGHLYALRGADGSLVWSYEFKPHAGGSYPQAGSASVDEIDGRLTVFIASGMTLYALDAATGEFLWEFDAGTGCTDCDFLTERNEVISSPGVFEGVVYFGMDVNDFGDGKGGFYAVDARDGTLVWYFDVVTGSSCRPNPGDQIHRFDGYHSAEELGLADDFFATREGCNHDRSGVRCGSVWSSGAIDPKRRLIYSASSNCDTDDDPETREPPPPMPPYDEALFALHLDTGEAAWVWRPREVDNDDLAFGAVPNLFEIEAGGAAREVVGIGGKDGVYYTLDRDGVNEITDRIEPYWQTKVVPGGDIGGIIASAAVGGGHVHFSTAIGTDLSQMQTPAAWSLDATTGGVRWANEDALPSFAPTSAIPGVVFMGSIGGTIFVYDAETGEILNRLSVGGPASSPSTVVDGRVFVGAGTGARGGSPAAIAFQTSLLPSPISAFCVAGTEGCPENGTCDDGNECTADVRTSDGLCVNDRIDNGTACTVGAFEGSCIDGVCLLNQALCDDQNQCTDDQTTRGGCRFEPVPDDTPCVVRDDAGTCSRGVCVSL
- a CDS encoding rhomboid family intramembrane serine protease, yielding MDEDLDDGLVAVLHGVPESRLLEVLALLGSEGIEADYRARDGAILVAPLDENAARRTLVDVDLSPPEPEPDKDREPTVVWSRRGTNALFAVVLVCAAVFWSTHLSGEAVTRARMLAHGAISWSLVESGELWRLLAAVFIHFDGAHILTNMLTLALIGPPLSHHLGAGRFLIVFVVSGVAGNVLSHFMVPTVGLKAGASGAVAGVLGALAGQTLRPEFRGPFRRWQVLGALGAVYALLVGAGPGKDNAAHAGGLLAGLLLGRLLTPLEARSEKPPPEGDDPVLTGPPG